In Carettochelys insculpta isolate YL-2023 chromosome 21, ASM3395843v1, whole genome shotgun sequence, a single genomic region encodes these proteins:
- the CFAP157 gene encoding cilia- and flagella-associated protein 157 isoform X1: MAPKKKGGGKKEEEAKEARPDGKAEQPLAPHSREFYLLQIRDLEERLARYQRKWDEMHVNETLFRAEYEQMANDNKEIVAFLKKTLNQRVDEITELENQLLSLQQAKEAEKDAFEAQLAQVRHEFQETKDQLTSENMLLSGKLAALEEFRIQKDDLMGRFAALEEQLKNQAEDHKEYIYNLERKAVLDKDRLKKEMMQRVNMVATEFRKVSNSQMSETTKRAIRENVAINLQLAKMSDRSYDLIQENDKLKEAQAEMQKQLEMLEHNEKQMAKNSLSNQKMIWMLTSKCKEQQVLVDEHRQQKEAIHQLKVAHEMLQKENQVLRQELKELKEELRRKKDEEPSQAKHLEEEQKLRRKAERSLNQAAQALMDLLQERPSDEEDGAFDVMFQLRQQEMLRNLLGLLRRATKAGPTSQAGPPKMASREHGPGTTAEGASQLPPSSVPKGLLRHPAPPASTAVAWGAALPQHEQAGPAVQDHSPRQPPLLHQRLGAPGDVLVGGERGEAAAAAAPAGDRGQTLLAGPADQTGRGCGGRGGAPGSAS; the protein is encoded by the exons ATGGCCCCCAAGAAGAAGGGCGGTGGCAAGAAGGAAGAGGAGGCCAAGGAGGCCCGGCCGGACGGGAAGGCGGAGCAGCCCCTGGCCCCGCACAGCCGCGAGTTCTACCTGCTCCAGATCCGGGACCTGGAGGAGCGCCTGGCCCG CTACCAGCGAAAATGGGACGAGATGCATGTGAACGAGACCCTCTTCAGGGCGGAGTACGAGCAGATGGCCAATGACAACAAGGAGATTGTGGCCTTTCTCAAGAAGACCCTGAACCAGCGGGTGGACGAGATCACCGAGCTCGAGAACCAGCTGCTCAGCCTGCAGCAGGCCAAAGAAGCTGAGAAGGACGCCTTCGAGGCCCAGCTGGCCCAGGTTCGACATGAGTTTCAGGAGACCAAGGACCAGCTCACTTCGGAGAACATGCTGCTAA GTGGGAAGCTGGCTGCGCTGGAGGAGTTCCGGATCCAAAAGGATGATCTCATGGGCAGATTTGCAGCCCTGGAGGAGCAGCTGAAGAACCAAGCAGAAGATCACAAGGAGTATATCTATAACCTGGAGAGGAAAGCTGTGCTGGACAAAGACAG gctgaAGAAGGAGATGATGCAGCGTGTTAACATGGTGGCCACCGAGTTCCGCAAGGTCTCCAACAGCCAGATGTCCGAGACCACCAAGCGCGCCATCCGCGAGAACGTCGCCATCAACCTCCAGCTGGCCAAGATGTCTGACCGCAGCTATGACCTCATCCAGGAGAACGACAAGCTGAAGGAGGCCCAGGCTGAGATGCAGAAGCAGCTGGAGATGCTGGAGCACAATGAGAAGCAGATGGCCAAGAACAGCCTTAGCAACCAGAAG ATGATTTGGATGCTCACCAGTAAATGCAaagagcagcaggtgctggtggaTGAGCACAGGCAGCAGAAGGAGGCCATACACCAGCTGAAGGTGGCTCATGAGATGCTGCAGAAGGAGAACCAGGTGCTACG ACAGGAGCTGAAGGAGCTGAAGGAGGAGCTGAGAAGGAAGAAGGATGAAGAGCCGAGTCAGGCCAAGCACCTGGAGGAAGAGCAAAAGCTCAGGAGGAAGGCAGAGAGGAGCCTGAAccaggctgcccaagccctgatgGACCTGCTGCAG GAGAGGCCGTCGGACGAGGAGGATGGTGCCTTCGACGTGATGTTCCAGTTGCGCCAGCAGGAGATGCTGCGGAACCTGCTGGGCCTGCTGAGGCGGGCGACCAAGGCTGGGCCCACGTCTCAGGCTGGGCCACCGAAAATGGCCAGCAGGGAGCATGGCCCTGGGACCACAGCAGAGGG cgccagccagctgccccccagctccgtCCCAAAAGGCCTCTTGCGTCACCCCGCACCACCCGCTAGCACAGCGGTGGCCTGGGGCGCGGCTCTTCCACAGCATGAGCAAGCTGGGCCCGCTGTCCAAGACCACTCGCCTCGGCAGCCTCCGCTCCTACACCAGCGCttgggag CCCCTGGTGACGTCCTGGTCggaggagaaagaggggaagcagcagccgctgctgcCCCTGCCGGAGATCGTGGCCAGACGCTCCTTGCAGGGCCTGCTGACCAAACTGGGAGAGGCTGCGGCGGGCGGGGAGGAGCACCAGGCTCTGCCAGCTGA
- the CFAP157 gene encoding cilia- and flagella-associated protein 157 isoform X2 — MHVNETLFRAEYEQMANDNKEIVAFLKKTLNQRVDEITELENQLLSLQQAKEAEKDAFEAQLAQVRHEFQETKDQLTSENMLLSGKLAALEEFRIQKDDLMGRFAALEEQLKNQAEDHKEYIYNLERKAVLDKDRLKKEMMQRVNMVATEFRKVSNSQMSETTKRAIRENVAINLQLAKMSDRSYDLIQENDKLKEAQAEMQKQLEMLEHNEKQMAKNSLSNQKMIWMLTSKCKEQQVLVDEHRQQKEAIHQLKVAHEMLQKENQVLRQELKELKEELRRKKDEEPSQAKHLEEEQKLRRKAERSLNQAAQALMDLLQERPSDEEDGAFDVMFQLRQQEMLRNLLGLLRRATKAGPTSQAGPPKMASREHGPGTTAEGASQLPPSSVPKGLLRHPAPPASTAVAWGAALPQHEQAGPAVQDHSPRQPPLLHQRLGAPGDVLVGGERGEAAAAAAPAGDRGQTLLAGPADQTGRGCGGRGGAPGSAS; from the exons ATGCATGTGAACGAGACCCTCTTCAGGGCGGAGTACGAGCAGATGGCCAATGACAACAAGGAGATTGTGGCCTTTCTCAAGAAGACCCTGAACCAGCGGGTGGACGAGATCACCGAGCTCGAGAACCAGCTGCTCAGCCTGCAGCAGGCCAAAGAAGCTGAGAAGGACGCCTTCGAGGCCCAGCTGGCCCAGGTTCGACATGAGTTTCAGGAGACCAAGGACCAGCTCACTTCGGAGAACATGCTGCTAA GTGGGAAGCTGGCTGCGCTGGAGGAGTTCCGGATCCAAAAGGATGATCTCATGGGCAGATTTGCAGCCCTGGAGGAGCAGCTGAAGAACCAAGCAGAAGATCACAAGGAGTATATCTATAACCTGGAGAGGAAAGCTGTGCTGGACAAAGACAG gctgaAGAAGGAGATGATGCAGCGTGTTAACATGGTGGCCACCGAGTTCCGCAAGGTCTCCAACAGCCAGATGTCCGAGACCACCAAGCGCGCCATCCGCGAGAACGTCGCCATCAACCTCCAGCTGGCCAAGATGTCTGACCGCAGCTATGACCTCATCCAGGAGAACGACAAGCTGAAGGAGGCCCAGGCTGAGATGCAGAAGCAGCTGGAGATGCTGGAGCACAATGAGAAGCAGATGGCCAAGAACAGCCTTAGCAACCAGAAG ATGATTTGGATGCTCACCAGTAAATGCAaagagcagcaggtgctggtggaTGAGCACAGGCAGCAGAAGGAGGCCATACACCAGCTGAAGGTGGCTCATGAGATGCTGCAGAAGGAGAACCAGGTGCTACG ACAGGAGCTGAAGGAGCTGAAGGAGGAGCTGAGAAGGAAGAAGGATGAAGAGCCGAGTCAGGCCAAGCACCTGGAGGAAGAGCAAAAGCTCAGGAGGAAGGCAGAGAGGAGCCTGAAccaggctgcccaagccctgatgGACCTGCTGCAG GAGAGGCCGTCGGACGAGGAGGATGGTGCCTTCGACGTGATGTTCCAGTTGCGCCAGCAGGAGATGCTGCGGAACCTGCTGGGCCTGCTGAGGCGGGCGACCAAGGCTGGGCCCACGTCTCAGGCTGGGCCACCGAAAATGGCCAGCAGGGAGCATGGCCCTGGGACCACAGCAGAGGG cgccagccagctgccccccagctccgtCCCAAAAGGCCTCTTGCGTCACCCCGCACCACCCGCTAGCACAGCGGTGGCCTGGGGCGCGGCTCTTCCACAGCATGAGCAAGCTGGGCCCGCTGTCCAAGACCACTCGCCTCGGCAGCCTCCGCTCCTACACCAGCGCttgggag CCCCTGGTGACGTCCTGGTCggaggagaaagaggggaagcagcagccgctgctgcCCCTGCCGGAGATCGTGGCCAGACGCTCCTTGCAGGGCCTGCTGACCAAACTGGGAGAGGCTGCGGCGGGCGGGGAGGAGCACCAGGCTCTGCCAGCTGA
- the PTRH1 gene encoding peptidyl-tRNA hydrolase, giving the protein MLRSLPKRLGRLLSRAMRHREATLCTAGKRVLVVGLGNYGLRGTRHNVGMAVLDELAQKLNVGSQWGADRHCRADVTVANVKEAELVLMKPRRLMNVNGLSVASAAQTYNLGVDNIYLVHDDLEKPLGKMAIKLGGSARGHNGVRSCISSLHSDRMVRLRVGIGRPAGEATVEGYVLGRFSSAEREVLQHILEQAADLLLQHILQRSSGKAALALHVGQDHTPLGNQGDGTL; this is encoded by the exons ATGCTGCGGTCGTTGCCCAAGCGCCTCGGGAGGTTACTGAGCCGCGCCATGAGGCACCGCGAGGCCACGCTATGCACCGCCGGGAAGCGGGTCCTA GTGGTAGGGCTGGGAAATTATGGGCTGCGAGGAACCCGTCATAACGTGGGCATGGCGGTGCTCGATGAGCTGGCCCAGAAGCTGAACGTCGGCAGCCAGTGGGGAGCAGACAGACACTGCCGCGCCGACGTGACTGTCGCCAATGTGAAGGAAGCCGAGCTGGTGCTGATGAAACCTCGGCGGCTCATGAACGTCAACGGACTCAGTGTTGCAAGCGCTG CTCAGACTTACAACCTCGGGGTAGACAACATTTACCTGGTCCACGATGACCTGGAGAAGCCGCTGGGGAAGATGGCGATAAAACTGGGAGGCAGCGCAAG GGGCCATAATGGGGTCCGTTCCTGCATCAGCTCCCTGCACTCAGAT CGCATGGTGCGGCTCAGAGTTGGCATCGGCCGGCCAGCGGGGGAAGCTACGGTGGAGGGCTACGTACTGGGCCGGTTCAGCAGTGCCGAGCGTGAGGTCCTGCAGCACATCCTGGAGCAGGCAGCTGACCTGCTGCTGCAACACATCCTGCAGAGGAGCAGTGGCAAGGCCGCCCTGGCTCTGCACGTGGGGCAGGACCACACGCCCCTGGGCAACCAGGGAGACGGGACcctgtga
- the CFAP157 gene encoding cilia- and flagella-associated protein 157 isoform X3, which translates to MAPKKKGGGKKEEEAKEARPDGKAEQPLAPHSREFYLLQIRDLEERLARYQRKWDEMHVNETLFRAEYEQMANDNKEIVAFLKKTLNQRVDEITELENQLLSLQQAKEAEKDAFEAQLAQVRHEFQETKDQLTSENMLLSGKLAALEEFRIQKDDLMGRFAALEEQLKNQAEDHKEYIYNLERKAVLDKDRLKKEMMQRVNMVATEFRKVSNSQMSETTKRAIRENVAINLQLAKMSDRSYDLIQENDKLKEAQAEMQKQLEMLEHNEKQMAKNSLSNQKMIWMLTSKCKEQQVLVDEHRQQKEAIHQLKVAHEMLQKENQVLRQELKELKEELRRKKDEEPSQAKHLEEEQKLRRKAERSLNQAAQALMDLLQERPSDEEDGAFDVMFQLRQQEMLRNLLGLLRRATKAGPTSQAGPPKMASREHGPGTTAEGCPPAPSQKASCVTPHHPLAQRWPGARLFHSMSKLGPLSKTTRLGSLRSYTSAWEPLVTSWSEEKEGKQQPLLPLPEIVARRSLQGLLTKLGEAAAGGEEHQALPADAPVSAPRTPV; encoded by the exons ATGGCCCCCAAGAAGAAGGGCGGTGGCAAGAAGGAAGAGGAGGCCAAGGAGGCCCGGCCGGACGGGAAGGCGGAGCAGCCCCTGGCCCCGCACAGCCGCGAGTTCTACCTGCTCCAGATCCGGGACCTGGAGGAGCGCCTGGCCCG CTACCAGCGAAAATGGGACGAGATGCATGTGAACGAGACCCTCTTCAGGGCGGAGTACGAGCAGATGGCCAATGACAACAAGGAGATTGTGGCCTTTCTCAAGAAGACCCTGAACCAGCGGGTGGACGAGATCACCGAGCTCGAGAACCAGCTGCTCAGCCTGCAGCAGGCCAAAGAAGCTGAGAAGGACGCCTTCGAGGCCCAGCTGGCCCAGGTTCGACATGAGTTTCAGGAGACCAAGGACCAGCTCACTTCGGAGAACATGCTGCTAA GTGGGAAGCTGGCTGCGCTGGAGGAGTTCCGGATCCAAAAGGATGATCTCATGGGCAGATTTGCAGCCCTGGAGGAGCAGCTGAAGAACCAAGCAGAAGATCACAAGGAGTATATCTATAACCTGGAGAGGAAAGCTGTGCTGGACAAAGACAG gctgaAGAAGGAGATGATGCAGCGTGTTAACATGGTGGCCACCGAGTTCCGCAAGGTCTCCAACAGCCAGATGTCCGAGACCACCAAGCGCGCCATCCGCGAGAACGTCGCCATCAACCTCCAGCTGGCCAAGATGTCTGACCGCAGCTATGACCTCATCCAGGAGAACGACAAGCTGAAGGAGGCCCAGGCTGAGATGCAGAAGCAGCTGGAGATGCTGGAGCACAATGAGAAGCAGATGGCCAAGAACAGCCTTAGCAACCAGAAG ATGATTTGGATGCTCACCAGTAAATGCAaagagcagcaggtgctggtggaTGAGCACAGGCAGCAGAAGGAGGCCATACACCAGCTGAAGGTGGCTCATGAGATGCTGCAGAAGGAGAACCAGGTGCTACG ACAGGAGCTGAAGGAGCTGAAGGAGGAGCTGAGAAGGAAGAAGGATGAAGAGCCGAGTCAGGCCAAGCACCTGGAGGAAGAGCAAAAGCTCAGGAGGAAGGCAGAGAGGAGCCTGAAccaggctgcccaagccctgatgGACCTGCTGCAG GAGAGGCCGTCGGACGAGGAGGATGGTGCCTTCGACGTGATGTTCCAGTTGCGCCAGCAGGAGATGCTGCGGAACCTGCTGGGCCTGCTGAGGCGGGCGACCAAGGCTGGGCCCACGTCTCAGGCTGGGCCACCGAAAATGGCCAGCAGGGAGCATGGCCCTGGGACCACAGCAGAGGG ctgccccccagctccgtCCCAAAAGGCCTCTTGCGTCACCCCGCACCACCCGCTAGCACAGCGGTGGCCTGGGGCGCGGCTCTTCCACAGCATGAGCAAGCTGGGCCCGCTGTCCAAGACCACTCGCCTCGGCAGCCTCCGCTCCTACACCAGCGCttgggag CCCCTGGTGACGTCCTGGTCggaggagaaagaggggaagcagcagccgctgctgcCCCTGCCGGAGATCGTGGCCAGACGCTCCTTGCAGGGCCTGCTGACCAAACTGGGAGAGGCTGCGGCGGGCGGGGAGGAGCACCAGGCTCTGCCAGCTGACGCTCCCGTCTCTGCCCCCAGGACACCTGTGTGA